In a single window of the Perca flavescens isolate YP-PL-M2 chromosome 18, PFLA_1.0, whole genome shotgun sequence genome:
- the LOC114573614 gene encoding trace amine-associated receptor 1-like, which produces MDPEVTFNRTSVVTAIHPCYEIDNFNFILTKTPSIICVLLYFFLMLLSVITTCGNLLVIISVSYFQQLHIPTNYLILSLAVADLLVGIIVFPFSMAFSYSSCLYYEDLFCKLRGSFDITLSTTSILHLCCISIDRYYAVCQPLTYRTKINHCVVVVMIVVSWGSSALIAISITIAGLNNDKCGERCLIDVVMANTIGPIFSFYLPVIIMLCIYLKIFLAAQKQARSIQNTTCQSKKSGATVRKNERKATKTLAIVMGVFLLFWTPFFLCISVLPFSNDPVPVPVIETLNWLTLSNSMLNPFIYAFFYSWFRSAFRMIISGKIFTGDYTTSKLS; this is translated from the coding sequence ATGGATCCAGAAGTCACTTTCAACAGGACTAGCGTTGTGACTGCCATACATCCCTGCTATGAAATAGATAACTTTAATTTCATACTGACAAAGACCCCTTCCATTATatgtgtattattatattttttcctAATGTTATTGTCTGTTATCACAACATGTGGAAACCTTCTTGTTATAATCTCTGTATCTTATTTCCAACAGCTCCACATTCCTACTAACTACCTtattctctctctggctgtggCTGACCTGCTTGTTGGGATCATAGTCTTTCCTTTCAGCATGGCATTCTCATATAGTTCATGTCTGTATTATGAGGATTTATTTTGCAAACTTCGAGGCAGTTTTGATATAACACTGAGCACAACTTCTATTCTGCACCTGTGTTGTATTTCTATTGACAGATATTATGCAGTGTGTCAGCCTCTGACCTATAGAACTAAAATCAATCATTGTGTTGTTGTGGTCATGATTGTGGTTAGCTGGGGGAGTTCTGCTCTAATTGCAATAAGCATCACAATTGCTGGATTAAACAATGATAAATGTGGGGAAAGGTGTTTGATTGATGTTGTCATGGCAAACACTATTGGacctattttctcattttacctcCCAGTGATCATAATGCTATGTATCTACCTAAAGATTTTCCTTGCTGCACAGAAACAGGCACGCAGCATCCAGAACACAACCTGTCAGAGCAAAAAGTCTGGAGCAACAGTCAGGAAGAATGAGAGAAAGGCTACCAAAACTCTGGCTATCGTTATGGGagtctttcttttattttggactcctttctttctttgtatcAGTGTTTTGCCTTTCAGTAATGACCCAGTGCCAGTTCCTGTGATTGAAACACTTAACTGGCTTACATTGTCAAACTCCATGCTCAATCCCTTTATTTATGCTTTCTTTTACAGCTGGTTCAGATCAGCTTTTAGAATGATCATTTCTGGGAAAATATTTACTGGAGATTATACTACTTCTAAACTGTCTTAA